A region from the Lysobacter antibioticus genome encodes:
- a CDS encoding S8 family serine peptidase yields MRKVMKRTSIAAAIAAVAAVAGASALMSGRDVGPSGPIGGAPPPPLPSEAALDGYQRYIVVYREAPLGSYKGEVRGLPAPKRLPGTVAGNGRIDVQSAAARSYVQHLGDVQAQHEQRIRGVLGRSPRIDFRMRHALNGMVTQLTPREADRLAQLDEVRFVEPYKEYEQATDVGPALIGAPALWNAAPTGFRGEGMVVGIIDSGINFGSPAFAAIDDSGYRHVNPLGAGTYLGSCAPGGVDEGRCNDKLIGGYDFVCNAPGNQCGVADIREEPGFGDTNSHGSHVASTAAGNAWTATYRGHNIRISGVAPRANIIAYDACYTQISTGRGLCPNTATVRSIDQAIADGVVDVINYSIGGGSNPWSEATSLSFLNATDAGIYVAAAAGNDGPASYSSGHLEPWVATTAASQHGRGTFAWVLSVSGPGNVPDDLQAIELTEGSGGTPFAVAIPGNTPVRVSAGIDTANDGCAAFPANAFQNSVAVVRRGTCNFTDKVANAAAAGAVAVVIANNQATGLTPTVTGATVPAFVASQADSNLLRDFANANANTSVGAIPFPSVIVNNTPDQLAGFSSRGPAGSLDVIKPEITAPGVDILAVTAGTAISGSENLVGLNSGTSMASPHHAGAAALVRQARPNWTVAEVKSALMMTAKQEVLKEDGVTQADAHAMGAGRLQLEQAIRAGLVLNETTANYRAANPATGGEVSALNLASMAKFSCAGSCSFTRTFRNVLPTRQTWTGKVQGLSALVSPSLFTLNPGETKTVKITVSTSSLPSNGNFNFGKLVLTPSGGDTSQPLLRLPIAVAVQPPRLDATPATALTLIQGSSGNVTFRLGNIGGSNLDWQIDNTGSGGRTLVAQLPNNANGRRSTRFTDAATVGARAQLSSDDFTLSDATGITRIVADGFVNGGSLATSTNINWSIFRDVNGNPEGNPESTPQLAVWSYTSTATGAGVSTSGFATINLNLATAGQNVDLPAGRYWLVVSVRAPLATSWFWFNGTSGDNIYRSAIINPDGSGDWTATAGAPGMAYQLQGANDCGATWIGAPSRAFGRLAVGANVDTQVQISAAGLVPGSYSGYVCVASNDPLRPKAALRVALTVTPSP; encoded by the coding sequence ATGCGGAAAGTGATGAAGAGAACTTCCATTGCGGCGGCGATCGCCGCGGTTGCCGCCGTCGCGGGGGCGAGCGCGCTGATGTCGGGCCGCGATGTCGGCCCGAGCGGGCCGATCGGCGGCGCACCGCCGCCGCCGTTGCCCAGCGAGGCAGCGTTGGACGGTTATCAGCGCTATATCGTGGTTTACCGCGAAGCGCCATTGGGCAGCTACAAGGGCGAAGTGCGCGGTCTGCCGGCGCCCAAGCGCCTGCCCGGTACGGTCGCCGGCAATGGACGCATCGACGTCCAAAGCGCGGCGGCGCGCAGCTACGTGCAGCATTTGGGCGATGTCCAGGCCCAGCACGAGCAGCGCATCCGCGGCGTGCTCGGCCGCAGCCCGCGCATCGACTTCCGCATGCGTCACGCCCTCAACGGCATGGTCACCCAGCTCACCCCGCGCGAGGCCGATCGCCTCGCCCAACTGGACGAAGTGCGCTTCGTCGAGCCGTACAAGGAATACGAGCAGGCCACCGACGTCGGCCCTGCGCTGATCGGCGCGCCGGCGCTGTGGAACGCCGCTCCGACCGGGTTCCGTGGCGAGGGCATGGTGGTCGGCATCATCGATTCGGGCATCAACTTCGGCAGCCCGGCCTTCGCCGCGATCGACGACAGCGGCTATCGGCACGTCAACCCGCTCGGCGCCGGCACCTACCTGGGCAGTTGCGCGCCCGGCGGCGTCGACGAAGGCCGCTGCAACGACAAGCTGATCGGCGGCTACGATTTCGTCTGCAACGCGCCGGGCAACCAGTGCGGCGTGGCCGACATCCGCGAAGAGCCCGGCTTCGGCGACACCAACAGCCACGGCAGCCACGTCGCCTCGACCGCGGCCGGCAACGCCTGGACCGCGACTTACCGTGGCCACAACATCCGTATTTCCGGTGTCGCGCCGCGCGCCAACATCATCGCTTACGACGCCTGTTACACCCAGATCTCCACCGGCCGCGGGCTGTGCCCGAACACCGCCACGGTGCGTTCGATCGACCAGGCCATCGCCGACGGCGTGGTCGACGTGATCAACTACTCCATCGGCGGCGGTTCCAATCCGTGGAGCGAAGCGACCTCGCTGTCGTTCCTCAACGCCACCGATGCCGGCATCTATGTCGCCGCCGCTGCGGGCAACGATGGCCCGGCGTCGTACAGCTCCGGGCATCTGGAGCCGTGGGTCGCGACCACCGCAGCGTCGCAGCACGGCCGCGGCACCTTCGCATGGGTGCTGTCGGTGTCCGGCCCGGGCAACGTGCCCGACGACTTGCAGGCGATCGAACTGACCGAGGGCAGCGGCGGTACGCCGTTCGCCGTCGCCATTCCGGGCAACACCCCGGTGCGTGTCAGCGCCGGCATCGACACCGCCAACGACGGCTGCGCCGCGTTCCCGGCCAATGCCTTCCAGAACTCGGTCGCGGTGGTTCGCCGCGGCACCTGCAACTTCACCGACAAGGTCGCCAATGCCGCAGCCGCGGGGGCCGTCGCGGTGGTCATCGCCAACAACCAAGCCACGGGTCTGACTCCGACGGTGACCGGCGCGACCGTTCCGGCCTTCGTCGCCAGCCAGGCCGACAGCAATCTGCTGCGCGACTTCGCCAACGCCAACGCCAACACCAGCGTCGGCGCGATTCCGTTCCCGTCGGTGATCGTCAACAACACCCCCGACCAGCTCGCCGGTTTCAGCTCGCGCGGCCCGGCCGGCAGCCTGGATGTGATCAAGCCCGAAATCACCGCGCCGGGCGTCGACATCCTCGCCGTCACCGCCGGCACGGCGATCAGCGGCAGCGAAAACCTGGTCGGCCTGAACAGCGGCACCTCGATGGCTTCGCCGCACCATGCCGGCGCCGCCGCGCTGGTGCGCCAGGCACGCCCGAACTGGACCGTGGCCGAGGTCAAGTCGGCGCTGATGATGACCGCCAAGCAGGAAGTGCTGAAGGAAGACGGAGTCACTCAGGCCGATGCGCACGCGATGGGCGCCGGCCGTCTGCAACTGGAGCAAGCGATCCGCGCCGGTCTGGTGCTCAATGAGACCACCGCCAACTACCGTGCGGCCAATCCGGCTACCGGCGGCGAGGTCTCGGCGCTGAACCTGGCCAGCATGGCCAAGTTCAGCTGCGCGGGCTCCTGCTCATTCACCCGCACCTTCCGCAACGTGCTGCCGACCCGGCAGACCTGGACCGGCAAGGTGCAAGGTTTGAGCGCGTTGGTCTCGCCGTCGCTATTCACGCTCAATCCGGGCGAGACCAAGACCGTCAAGATCACGGTCAGCACCAGTTCCTTGCCCTCGAACGGCAACTTCAACTTCGGCAAGTTGGTGCTGACGCCGTCCGGCGGCGACACCAGCCAACCGTTGTTGCGCCTGCCGATCGCGGTCGCGGTGCAACCGCCGCGCCTGGACGCCACCCCGGCCACCGCGCTGACCCTCATCCAAGGCAGCAGCGGCAACGTGACCTTCCGCCTCGGCAACATCGGCGGTTCCAACCTGGATTGGCAGATCGACAACACCGGCAGCGGTGGACGCACGCTGGTCGCCCAGTTGCCGAACAACGCCAATGGCCGTCGTTCCACTCGCTTTACCGACGCGGCCACGGTCGGCGCGCGCGCGCAGCTGTCGTCGGACGACTTCACTCTCAGCGATGCGACCGGTATCACCCGGATCGTCGCCGATGGTTTCGTCAACGGCGGCTCCCTGGCGACTTCGACCAACATCAACTGGTCGATCTTCCGCGACGTCAACGGCAACCCCGAAGGCAATCCGGAATCGACGCCGCAGTTGGCAGTGTGGAGTTACACCTCCACGGCGACCGGCGCCGGCGTGTCGACCTCGGGCTTCGCCACCATCAACCTCAACCTCGCCACCGCCGGCCAGAACGTCGATCTGCCGGCTGGCCGCTACTGGTTGGTGGTGTCGGTGCGCGCGCCTTTGGCGACCAGTTGGTTCTGGTTCAACGGCACCAGCGGCGACAACATCTACCGTAGCGCGATCATCAACCCCGACGGTAGCGGTGATTGGACGGCCACGGCCGGTGCGCCCGGCATGGCCTATCAGCTGCAGGGTGCCAACGACTGCGGCGCCACCTGGATCGGTGCACCGTCGCGCGCGTTCGGTCGCCTCGCGGTCGGCGCCAACGTCGACACGCAAGTGCAGATCAGCGCCGCAGGCCTCGTACCTGGCAGCTACTCCGGCTATGTCTGCGTGGCCAGCAACGATCCGCTGCGTCCCAAGGCGGCGCTGCGGGTTGCCCTGACGGTCACGCCCTCGCCGTAA